The genome window ATTATAGAATTTTGGCTGTTGAGGTGTTGGACGCCTTGTGTCTGTGTTGACACATGAAACTTCTGTCCTTGCCCACAAACCATTGTGCATGTTTACTCATGATCAACATTGTTTCTGTCTGCATTCCAGTAATGGACTGTAACTCTTATATGAATGTATTGCAGATATCGGATTAGGCTTCCTACTGAGAAGGAGCTAGAAATGAAGGTCTCAAAGGATGTTAAGAAAATGCGGCTATATGAATCAACACTGCTATCTGTATACAAGGTTGGCAATATTTTCTATGCTTGGTTCCTTGttatggtttttgtttcttacttCTGATTTCTGATGGATCTGCTACACcttgaacaaaataaattattagttAGTTTTATTAAGCTAGTGGATTTTGAATCATGCCAATTGCCAATTGCcatttgtaaatttgtttctttttcttagtGGTCATTTTGATGGATGATATTGTATTGTTTAGATTTTGGGGATGTAAAGTTTGTTTGGGTCATTGGACCAATCACTGAACCTACACTAGGTTTGTTCATTGTTTAAAAAAGACCTAAAGACCTGTAAAACGTTGTTGatttatgtaaatttgaagaacaattttgttttgaagaGTGGTAgataaaattttgagttaatTTGTGTGGTTGTCCTTATAAATAttgttaaaattttcttttatgcaCATTCTCAGGCATACCTGCAGAAGTTGGCAGCATTAGAAAAGCAGTCCTCATTTCAGCATGTGGCATTTCGCTGTATCTGTACATTGCTTGATGCAGCACCCCACTTCAACTACCGGGAGAGCTTGTTAGGTGTTGTCATCAGAAACATAGGCTCCCCAGATGATGTTGTAAGGTTTTGCTCTATCTTTAGTTTTTGTTCCCTAATTTATCCTTTTGGTAAGTAGTCTTACAAGGTGTCTTTGAAGGTCAGGATTGACGCaagaatttggaaaatgaTTGTATCTTCAAGTTGGAGTACACAGTTTAACTCTAAATATGAGCATTAGCCAGCATTTACTTTAGGATTGAGCAAAACATTCAAGTGGAAATATTGTTCTTTGTTTAGAGtctcaatttaaaattttatctgacaaaggaaaaatattCTAAATTGGTCAAGGACTGAAGATGTTACTGGCTGCAGACTGCATGGGTGTCAAAACACCTTCTTTTGCCTAGAAACAGTTCAACATTGCCACGGTGTTGAccttttttgtcaaaaaaattagacatggttgttattttcataattatttttaagaatAATGTTCTCATATAAAGATTTGTTTGAATGTGAACAGATatctatataaatataaaaaaactgcAGATGTATTGATGTGTCATCGTTTTTGGGATGAAGTTGACATGACACGTTCATGTCCATGTACCATGTGTAACACGTCTCTCATGTCTGTGTCGGTACATGTCAATTTTCTCGGTTTATTCACAAGATAATTGTGTCCATGATCATAGCCAATGTTTTCTTTTACTATTTCATCCATCTAACTATGAACTACTTCTTAACAGGAAACTGTGCTGTTCTTCCATCAAGTCACTGTTTACAAACGAGGGAAAACATGGTGGTGAAGCAACTGTGGAGGCTGTTCGATTAATTGCAGATCATGTGAAAGCTCATAATTGCCAATTACACCCTGACTCTGTGGAGGCATGAGATTACTTATCTATTTgttatttatgttgttttaacCAATTTTTGTGCCGATAAACTCAATACTGGACCATCTTGCCTAACCATATACTAGGAGAAAATAAGACCAGTTCTCTATATCTCTctgccaaaagaaaattattgatCAAATGCTGTAGTTTTATAAGGATACAATCAGGGTTATATTGAGTTAAGATAAAATTGTTATTTCCTTACTTATGGCCGTCATCTACCGTTAGACTCCATGCTCAGCCAACTAGATGGCATATTTCTTGAGTTTTGTTTAAAAGGAGCTTTACTGTTTTACGGTACAGAAATGTATATGGATATAGCTTTTCTCGGGTAATTTTGCAGCAACACATAATGCATTTGGTCAGTTGAACGTACATATGTTACCGTAGCTTGTGTCATACACAGGTTCACATAAACAAATGATTGTTGATAGGAAATTGTTGATTTTCTGTCTAGTAATCTACAAATAGTGGGAAGATGAATTTCGTGTTGGAATCATATTGTATAATAAGAACTCTtgtggattttgtttttcctccaTGCTTATTATTGTTAGTACTTCTGCAGGTTTTCTTGTCTCTGTCATTTGATGAGGATCTTGGGAGGGCTGCAAGAAATGATGAGAAACATAAACCCCAAAGCAAGAAAagtaagaagaaaaagcatTATGAGGAGGCACGtcaattgaaggaaaatgacaaaaaaaggAGTAGGCAAGAGTTATTGACGAAGACAAGAGAGGAggtgtttttctgttttgcaaaATCCATTGACTTCTTGATCTTGCTTGTTTCAGTGGTTTTTCCTCTCAACCTATTGAATTTTGTAATGCTATACACAGGTTGCTGCTGATTACAAGGCTGTTGCTTTGGCCCCAGATGTTATGGAGCGGAGAGGAATGCAGACAGAGGCACTTTCTGCTGTATTTGAAACATATTTTCGCATATTGAAACATACAATGCAGTCATCAGCTTCCAGGTTTGTTTGCGCATCATGATTCTGATAACTTTGGATCTGTGATATCCTATGAATTTGCTTTAGCTTAAAAGACAAACCAGAGCAAGAAGGAGCAGATTGCTCACTATGTGTAGTCtgtacaaataattttaattttttaaagagaagATTTACAAGTTTGTAAACTAAGCATATAAATTAGCATACATGAGTTTTAAGACTTGAGAGACCACTGATCACATGGTATCAGGAAAAACTGGCTTCTCTGTCTATGGGCACTATGGGGCACTCATGTTTACTTTTTCTGTAAATACAGCGTGTGATATGGTAAATGGATGCATTGTGGAAGAAACTCCTTGTAGAAGTGAATTTTCACATTTTGTATCATTGAAGACCAAAAGGATTTGTAAATTTTTCTGATTGGAAATTAGCTTCTATTAAGTACAAGAAAAAAGATGGAGAATATGTCCATCTTGGCATAAAAAACTACAAATGCTTAAagagaaataatttaaatttagcTCAAAACTCATTCCCAATCAGATCACGCTAAAGAGAATGTACCTCAAGTGCTCAAATAAGCCCATAAAGAACGTAGGTATCTGATTCTGTCCTTTATAAAATTCACTTAAGCTACGTTGTTATAAATATAGCTGTATTGTGAAACAGTTCTTTTTTCGTgtaattttcatattgttcaaccatatttctataattttctatcttttaccttttgatattttgacaGTTCATTCATAATATTGATAAATGCATAAACATGAATGATCTTCTGAGTGATATTTTAAATGGCATAAGCTTAGATAAGCTTGTTTATGAATATGCATGTGCTTTGCTTTGAGGAACTAGGTATCCAAAAGCAGTAAATGGCTACTTTGAGAGTGATGATTGAAATGGGAGATATATTCAGTTTTGAAGTCTGTCATAGATATGCTTGATTGAAAGTGGAAATCATTTATAATTTGTTCTTTGGGTAGTTTATGGATTTGCAATTCCCCTTTATTTCAGATTTCAAATGTATTGAATAATTTCCTGTGATTCTCCATTCAGATCCGAAGCAAATGCTAGTTTATCTACTGGTGCAACTGAGCCCCACCCTTTACTTGCTCCGTGTCTGAAAGGATTAGGAAAATTCTCGCATCTAATTGACATGGATTTCATGGGGGATCTTATAAACTATCTGAAAAAGCTTGCTTCTGGTGGTAGCGATTCTGAGAATACTTCAAAATGTTTGACTGTATCTGAGCGCCTCCGTTGCTGCATTGTTGCATTTAAAGTGATGAAGAGCAATCTTGATGCCTTAAATGTTGATCTGCAGGACTTCTTTGTTCAGCTTTACAATATTATACTTGAATATAGGCCTGGAAGGTTTGCACTAAACTTTTTAATGCCAAAATTTGGTGTTAAAACATTTCTCTACCTTCTGTGGCATCTAGTTGGTATCTTTGTGCATTTTATGAAGTAAATAACCTCAAATTCCTATACCCATATTTACTGGAGTTCTGGAACTTAATTTGCATCTTTCTATTAAGAATATTTGTTGTGATAAGCTTATTTCCTGCAATGGGTGTATTGATTTTTCCTGTCACCTTAGAGACTAGTATAAATGCATGCTTTCTAGGCAGGTTCAACTAATGACTtacctaaaaaaaattacctacTGGTTGTGTTCATGGAACAGAGATCAGGGCGAAGTATTAGCTGAAGCTTTGAAGATAATGCTGTGTGAAGATAGACAACATGACATGCAGAAGGCTGCTGCATTTGTAAAGCGTTTGGCCACATTCTCATTATGTTCCGGATCGGCAGAGTCCATGGCTGGTATGTTCTTGTTTAGAAATAAAGTTATCAATATCTTGTTATGGATTTCTTATTCCTGTTCCCCATTTGAATCTTTTGTAGCTTTGGTTACTTTAAAGCATCTTCTTCTGAAGAATGTCAAGTGCCGAAATCTGTTAGAAAATGATGCTGGAGGTGGCTCAGTGTCAGGTTCTGTCGCTGTAAGTTCTCATGCCAACATCTGCTTCATGATATTTAATGAATTGGAGCCTGCGGCCAGCTTGCATTTCTGAAAATAAATTTCCAAAAACACAAgttcttttcattttgattatcATGTGAAGGAATTAGCTTTATTTAAATTCTGATCTACAGCTCTGGATGCCAAAACTGTAGAATTATCTTTTATCTAAATTCTAATCCACAGTAGAGAGGCCAAAACTATCATTTTGCTTGCTGGAGTCCTTTAATTTCCCTCAAGGATGCCTCAATAATTCCCCATGAACCCATGATACCACTGATAAAGTTTTACTCACTTTGTCTGTGTGGCCTTTAGTCTCCCATATGGAAGATAGACAAATAAATTTTTCGTTTGCTTTCCTCTCTGCATGCTTATGTTTCTCACAATGGTCCTCTCTTCAGAATCTGAAGTCCATCTATAAATGTAGTAATAAAGACTCATCCAGTTGAATGCACTAGTTAATTTGTCAAGCAGGaggggaaaaggaaaaaacaaagagaaaaaggaagaaagaccTTACACCTAAACTTGCACAAACGTATGCAATAGTTCAAATGATGCTTGTGCATTGTTCACTCTGTGCAGACTGCTttgtaatataaaaatgagAAAT of Prunus dulcis chromosome 4, ALMONDv2, whole genome shotgun sequence contains these proteins:
- the LOC117625833 gene encoding nucleolar complex protein 3 homolog isoform X3, with product MVAKRKQKQRIILPPELPPEVSEDEIEVSDEDKDFVDQNREYAGFLSTLDTQSITKHVTRVADVKEDALEALYEKRLKRKSLHKEKEDPGVQVDRVDALPVKTLDGQLYYRTATKASKASENDPTEEEASGAADKSIVKLTKAERRAKLKKSKKEAKKQGKEAEPEVEQTPQEAVLAEVKEDLTTEEAFESKKNKLAELGIALLADPASNIKSLKEILQICKDNNHAIVKLGLLSLLAVFKDLIPGYRIRLPTEKELEMKVSKDVKKMRLYESTLLSVYKAYLQKLAALEKQSSFQHVAFRCICTLLDAAPHFNYRESLLGVVIRNIGSPDDVVRKLCCSSIKSLFTNEGKHGGEATVEAVRLIADHVKAHNCQLHPDSVEVFLSLSFDEDLGRAARNDEKHKPQSKKSKKKKHYEEARQLKENDKKRSRQELLTKTREEVAADYKAVALAPDVMERRGMQTEALSAVFETYFRILKHTMQSSASRSEANASLSTGATEPHPLLAPCLKGLGKFSHLIDMDFMGDLINYLKKLASGGSDSENTSKCLTVSERLRCCIVAFKVMKSNLDALNVDLQDFFVQLYNIILEYRPGRDQGEVLAEALKIMLCEDRQHDMQKAAAFVKRLATFSLCSGSAESMAEISPICFGPQFKWCSCFSPLGTQSSNPALSSSCLKYGFKYI
- the LOC117625833 gene encoding nucleolar complex protein 3 homolog isoform X1, yielding MVAKRKQKQRIILPPELPPEVSEDEIEVSDEDKDFVDQNREYAGFLSTLDTQSITKHVTRVADVKEDALEALYEKRLKRKSLHKEKEDPGVQVDRVDALPVKTLDGQLYYRTATKASKASENDPTEEEASGAADKSIVKLTKAERRAKLKKSKKEAKKQGKEAEPEVEQTPQEAVLAEVKEDLTTEEAFESKKNKLAELGIALLADPASNIKSLKEILQICKDNNHAIVKLGLLSLLAVFKDLIPGYRIRLPTEKELEMKVSKDVKKMRLYESTLLSVYKAYLQKLAALEKQSSFQHVAFRCICTLLDAAPHFNYRESLLGVVIRNIGSPDDVVRKLCCSSIKSLFTNEGKHGGEATVEAVRLIADHVKAHNCQLHPDSVEVFLSLSFDEDLGRAARNDEKHKPQSKKSKKKKHYEEARQLKENDKKRSRQELLTKTREEVAADYKAVALAPDVMERRGMQTEALSAVFETYFRILKHTMQSSASRSEANASLSTGATEPHPLLAPCLKGLGKFSHLIDMDFMGDLINYLKKLASGGSDSENTSKCLTVSERLRCCIVAFKVMKSNLDALNVDLQDFFVQLYNIILEYRPGRDQGEVLAEALKIMLCEDRQHDMQKAAAFVKRLATFSLCSGSAESMAALVTLKHLLLKNVKCRNLLENDAGGGSVSGSVAKYHPYASDPNLSGALASVLWELNLLTQHYHPAVSSMASSISSMNTAHNQVYLSTISPQQAFTDFSLERPESFKPPSDIKKSNNKRKRGSDPSVSAVIEPSADTTSIDEDDVRKKLSAHFMLLRDIKENQRLRAELDGTTSSIQLYEEYKQQKKKAKKPKMKKSRTLLTVK